Proteins found in one Salmo salar chromosome ssa26, Ssal_v3.1, whole genome shotgun sequence genomic segment:
- the LOC106587546 gene encoding transmembrane protein 41B isoform X2, with translation METQYTGGGSARMSLLILLSIFTCAASVMYLVYRNFPELNDDEMATIKIPKDMDDAKALGTVLSKYKDAYYTQVLVAYFTTYIFLQTFAIPGSIFLSILSGYLYPFPLALFLVCLCSGLGASFCYMLSYLVGRPVVYRYLTERVQKWSQQVDKHRDHLINYIIFLRITPFLPNWFINITSPIINVPLGFFFLGTFFGVAPPSFVAINAGTTLYKLTTAGEAVSWNSLIVLGVLAILSILPVCFQKKLQQKME, from the exons ATGG AGACTCAATACACTGGAGGAGGCTCAGCTCGCATGTCTCTCCTCATCCTGCTGTCTATCTTCACCTGCGCTGCTTCTGTCATGTACCTAGTGTACAGGAATTTCCCAGAGCTCAACGA TGATGAGATGGCTACTATTAAAATCCCCAAAGATATGGATGATGCCAAAGCCTTGGGCACTGTACTTTCCAAATATAAGGATGCCTACTACACCCAAGTGTTAGTAGCCTACTTTACCACCTATATCTT CCTCCAGACATTTGCGATCCCTGGATCCATCTTCCTCAGTATCCTGTCTGGTTATCTCTACCCCTTCCCCCTGGCTCTTTTCCTCGTCTGCCTG TGCTCTGGCCTGGGGGCTTCCTTCTGCTACATGCTGTCTTATCTAGTGGGGCGACCAGTGGTCTACAGAtacctgacagagagagtccagaAATGGTCCCAGCAG GTTGACAAGCACAGAGATCATCTCATCAATTACATCATATTTCTGAGGATCACTCCCTTTCTCCCCAACTGGTTCATCAACATCACCTCACCCATCATCAATGTGCCTTTGGGGTTCTTCTTCCTTGGTACTTTCTTTG GAGTGGCCCCACCGTCCTTTGTAGCGATCAACGCTGGTACAACACTGTACAAACTGACGACAGCTGGGGAGGCAGTGTCCTGGAACTCTCTGATTGTGCTAGGTGTCCTGGCCATACTCTCAATCCTGCCTGTCTGCTTCCAGAAGAAACTGCAGCAGAAGATGGAGTAG
- the LOC106587546 gene encoding transmembrane protein 41B isoform X3: protein MSLLILLSIFTCAASVMYLVYRNFPELNDDEMATIKIPKDMDDAKALGTVLSKYKDAYYTQVLVAYFTTYIFLQTFAIPGSIFLSILSGYLYPFPLALFLVCLCSGLGASFCYMLSYLVGRPVVYRYLTERVQKWSQQVDKHRDHLINYIIFLRITPFLPNWFINITSPIINVPLGFFFLGTFFGVAPPSFVAINAGTTLYKLTTAGEAVSWNSLIVLGVLAILSILPVCFQKKLQQKME, encoded by the exons ATGTCTCTCCTCATCCTGCTGTCTATCTTCACCTGCGCTGCTTCTGTCATGTACCTAGTGTACAGGAATTTCCCAGAGCTCAACGA TGATGAGATGGCTACTATTAAAATCCCCAAAGATATGGATGATGCCAAAGCCTTGGGCACTGTACTTTCCAAATATAAGGATGCCTACTACACCCAAGTGTTAGTAGCCTACTTTACCACCTATATCTT CCTCCAGACATTTGCGATCCCTGGATCCATCTTCCTCAGTATCCTGTCTGGTTATCTCTACCCCTTCCCCCTGGCTCTTTTCCTCGTCTGCCTG TGCTCTGGCCTGGGGGCTTCCTTCTGCTACATGCTGTCTTATCTAGTGGGGCGACCAGTGGTCTACAGAtacctgacagagagagtccagaAATGGTCCCAGCAG GTTGACAAGCACAGAGATCATCTCATCAATTACATCATATTTCTGAGGATCACTCCCTTTCTCCCCAACTGGTTCATCAACATCACCTCACCCATCATCAATGTGCCTTTGGGGTTCTTCTTCCTTGGTACTTTCTTTG GAGTGGCCCCACCGTCCTTTGTAGCGATCAACGCTGGTACAACACTGTACAAACTGACGACAGCTGGGGAGGCAGTGTCCTGGAACTCTCTGATTGTGCTAGGTGTCCTGGCCATACTCTCAATCCTGCCTGTCTGCTTCCAGAAGAAACTGCAGCAGAAGATGGAGTAG
- the LOC106587546 gene encoding transmembrane protein 41B isoform X1, producing MAKKRRERREADSVSSVTLHEEPKTKFNEAQTLKETQYTGGGSARMSLLILLSIFTCAASVMYLVYRNFPELNDDEMATIKIPKDMDDAKALGTVLSKYKDAYYTQVLVAYFTTYIFLQTFAIPGSIFLSILSGYLYPFPLALFLVCLCSGLGASFCYMLSYLVGRPVVYRYLTERVQKWSQQVDKHRDHLINYIIFLRITPFLPNWFINITSPIINVPLGFFFLGTFFGVAPPSFVAINAGTTLYKLTTAGEAVSWNSLIVLGVLAILSILPVCFQKKLQQKME from the exons ATGGCCAAGAAACGAAGAGAAAGACGAGAGGCCGATAGTGTTTCGTCAGTAACGTTACACGAGGAACCGAAGACAAAATTTAACGAGGCACAAACCCTCAAAG AGACTCAATACACTGGAGGAGGCTCAGCTCGCATGTCTCTCCTCATCCTGCTGTCTATCTTCACCTGCGCTGCTTCTGTCATGTACCTAGTGTACAGGAATTTCCCAGAGCTCAACGA TGATGAGATGGCTACTATTAAAATCCCCAAAGATATGGATGATGCCAAAGCCTTGGGCACTGTACTTTCCAAATATAAGGATGCCTACTACACCCAAGTGTTAGTAGCCTACTTTACCACCTATATCTT CCTCCAGACATTTGCGATCCCTGGATCCATCTTCCTCAGTATCCTGTCTGGTTATCTCTACCCCTTCCCCCTGGCTCTTTTCCTCGTCTGCCTG TGCTCTGGCCTGGGGGCTTCCTTCTGCTACATGCTGTCTTATCTAGTGGGGCGACCAGTGGTCTACAGAtacctgacagagagagtccagaAATGGTCCCAGCAG GTTGACAAGCACAGAGATCATCTCATCAATTACATCATATTTCTGAGGATCACTCCCTTTCTCCCCAACTGGTTCATCAACATCACCTCACCCATCATCAATGTGCCTTTGGGGTTCTTCTTCCTTGGTACTTTCTTTG GAGTGGCCCCACCGTCCTTTGTAGCGATCAACGCTGGTACAACACTGTACAAACTGACGACAGCTGGGGAGGCAGTGTCCTGGAACTCTCTGATTGTGCTAGGTGTCCTGGCCATACTCTCAATCCTGCCTGTCTGCTTCCAGAAGAAACTGCAGCAGAAGATGGAGTAG